One window of Thalassovita mediterranea genomic DNA carries:
- a CDS encoding glycosyltransferase family 4 protein, with protein MQHTNPITPVEGPEENPPLEVALLTWEYPPIPTAKGRVACEVAHGLARHGVNVRVFTMDRDDVVRTDHERIEVIGCAGRITGLRRLMRKIPGLEFAATAAAFRECVHEEHERRPFDLIEASNWGAPAAMLMDCGLPIVIRNSAPHGIDEAGASTLGQRISNRIVSGMEARCNHSADAIISNSRSHANAIRDWYDITPGLIHMVTPLSVDPVIRKAGISAQFPPAHARLRLAYIGDDSDRKGFDEMLLAFQKVSEQLRDQGEPLPELHLMGLESGALDARASQLGLSTSLLEQVFDYGRVTDESMSHILARCQAVLAPSRYQSFGSVYHEAAAFGRPLIGCAEDPAAVEHIHRYGCGRLAEACKPNAIAETVLDLFNDRHTMLEMRKAGLEAAKSWTREELGARTLQIYRRAMRLEAIDIPGGQHSRLYQGALEKVRI; from the coding sequence ATGCAACACACCAACCCGATCACGCCGGTTGAGGGGCCGGAAGAGAACCCACCCCTGGAAGTCGCGCTGCTGACTTGGGAATACCCGCCCATTCCGACAGCGAAAGGCCGCGTCGCCTGCGAAGTCGCGCATGGTCTTGCGCGTCACGGTGTGAACGTTCGCGTCTTTACAATGGACCGCGACGATGTCGTCCGCACCGATCATGAACGCATCGAAGTCATCGGTTGCGCCGGCCGCATCACGGGTCTTCGCCGTCTGATGCGCAAGATCCCAGGTCTTGAGTTTGCCGCGACCGCTGCGGCCTTCCGCGAGTGTGTACATGAAGAACATGAGCGCCGTCCATTTGACCTGATCGAAGCCTCAAATTGGGGCGCACCCGCCGCGATGCTGATGGACTGCGGCCTGCCAATCGTCATTCGTAACTCTGCCCCGCACGGAATTGATGAGGCTGGCGCCAGCACACTCGGTCAACGCATTTCCAACCGCATCGTCAGCGGCATGGAAGCGCGCTGCAACCACAGTGCCGACGCCATCATCTCCAATAGCCGCAGCCACGCCAATGCAATCCGCGACTGGTATGACATCACTCCAGGCCTCATCCACATGGTCACCCCGCTTTCAGTCGATCCTGTGATCCGAAAAGCCGGCATCTCTGCTCAGTTCCCACCTGCCCACGCCCGGCTTCGCCTCGCCTATATCGGCGACGATAGCGACCGGAAGGGCTTCGACGAAATGCTTCTGGCCTTCCAGAAAGTCAGTGAGCAGCTTCGCGATCAGGGTGAGCCCTTGCCCGAGCTTCACCTGATGGGCTTGGAGAGCGGCGCTCTCGATGCCCGCGCATCGCAGCTTGGCTTGTCGACGAGCCTACTTGAGCAGGTGTTCGATTATGGCCGCGTCACCGATGAATCGATGTCGCACATTCTAGCACGCTGCCAGGCCGTGCTTGCGCCATCGCGCTATCAGTCCTTCGGATCGGTCTATCATGAAGCAGCAGCATTCGGTCGCCCTCTGATCGGTTGCGCCGAAGATCCAGCTGCTGTCGAGCACATTCACCGCTACGGTTGTGGCCGACTAGCAGAAGCCTGCAAGCCGAACGCAATCGCCGAGACCGTGCTCGACCTCTTCAACGACCGCCACACCATGCTCGAAATGCGAAAGGCTGGGCTCGAAGCAGCCAAATCTTGGACCCGCGAAGAGCTCGGCGCCCGCACCCTCCAGATCTACCGCCGCGCCATGCGCCTTGAAGCCATCGACATCCCAGGGGGCCAGCATTCTCGCCTCTACCAAGGCGCTCTGGAGAAAGTTCGGATATAA
- a CDS encoding circularly permuted type 2 ATP-grasp protein produces the protein MFGTGDEPREPYKSYHKWFEGEQNARLRRKAEEAEQAFRRTGITFNVYGREEANERLIPFDIVPHVLSNREWQKLSEGIEQRVRALNAFLHDIYHRQEILKAGRIPAHMISNNEAYLPKMIGVEPPGSIYTHIVGTDIVRTGEDEFFVLEDNARTPSGVSYMLENRETMFEMFPELFIQNRVCPVSTYPKRLRRSLAACAPPACDGKPVIAVLTPGIHNSAYFEHAFLADEMGAELVEGHDLRVVNGRVAMRTTQGYTPVDVLYRRVDDAFLDPLNFNPDSMLGVPGILDVYRAGGITIANAPGTGISDDKAIYSYMPDIVEFYTGEKAKLPNVPTWRCSEPDSLAYVLDNLSELVVKEVHGSGGYGMLVGPAASRKEIADFRAKLKAKPDGYIAQPTLALSTVPIFTNKGLAPRHVDLRPFVLVSPNGIDITPGGLTRVALKKGSLVVNSSQGGGTKDTWVLES, from the coding sequence ATGTTCGGAACAGGCGATGAGCCGCGTGAACCGTACAAGTCGTATCACAAATGGTTTGAAGGCGAGCAGAATGCGCGCCTCCGCAGAAAAGCCGAAGAAGCCGAGCAGGCGTTCAGGCGCACAGGTATTACTTTTAATGTGTACGGCCGCGAAGAAGCTAACGAACGGCTGATCCCGTTCGACATCGTTCCGCACGTTCTGTCCAACCGTGAATGGCAAAAGCTGTCAGAAGGCATTGAGCAGCGCGTGCGCGCGCTGAACGCCTTCCTACATGACATTTATCACCGCCAGGAAATCCTGAAGGCCGGGCGCATCCCTGCGCACATGATCAGCAACAATGAGGCCTATCTGCCGAAGATGATCGGCGTAGAGCCGCCGGGCAGCATCTACACCCATATTGTCGGCACCGATATCGTCCGTACGGGCGAGGATGAATTCTTCGTTCTCGAAGACAATGCCCGCACCCCATCGGGCGTCTCCTACATGCTCGAAAACCGCGAGACGATGTTCGAGATGTTTCCCGAACTCTTCATCCAGAATCGCGTGTGCCCGGTATCGACCTATCCCAAGCGCCTGCGTCGGTCGCTTGCTGCCTGCGCGCCGCCAGCCTGTGATGGCAAGCCGGTCATCGCTGTGCTGACGCCGGGCATTCATAACTCTGCCTATTTCGAGCACGCTTTCCTAGCGGACGAGATGGGCGCAGAGCTTGTTGAGGGGCATGACCTTCGCGTCGTAAATGGCCGTGTCGCGATGCGCACGACGCAGGGCTACACGCCCGTTGACGTACTTTACCGCCGCGTGGATGACGCCTTCCTTGATCCGCTGAACTTCAATCCTGACTCGATGCTTGGCGTGCCGGGTATCCTCGATGTCTACAGGGCAGGGGGAATTACGATCGCGAACGCGCCGGGCACAGGGATCTCGGACGACAAGGCGATCTATTCCTACATGCCGGATATCGTCGAGTTCTATACAGGCGAGAAGGCAAAGCTTCCGAACGTGCCGACTTGGCGGTGCTCAGAGCCGGATTCGCTCGCCTATGTGCTCGACAATCTGTCAGAGCTTGTTGTGAAGGAAGTTCACGGCTCTGGCGGCTACGGCATGCTCGTCGGCCCTGCGGCGAGCCGCAAGGAAATCGCCGACTTCCGCGCGAAGCTGAAGGCGAAACCGGACGGCTACATCGCCCAGCCGACGCTCGCGCTTTCGACGGTTCCGATCTTTACAAATAAGGGCCTCGCCCCGCGGCACGTCGATCTTCGCCCCTTCGTGCTCGTGTCGCCAAACGGCATCGACATCACGCCGGGCGGCCTCACGCGCGTCGCGCTGAAGAAAGGCTCTCTGGTCGTGAACTCGAGCCAGGGCGGCGGCACCAAAGATACATGGGTGCTTGAGTCATGA
- a CDS encoding alpha-E domain-containing protein, giving the protein MLGKTAGGLFWMCRYLERSANNARLIEAGSRMTMTRSAADDAEWESVLSTANVKDMFLQTHEHVKRADAIDYILRDRSNPSSVMSVVESARNNARMVRVALTREVWEAVNDTWMKLKDALARRVSDADLPNVLELIRQQSAQVRGALHGTMLRNDIFNFCRIGTFTERADNVARILDVKYFVLLPSVSMVGSTIDNFQWEAILRSAAAERSFAWLNKESGPRAIAEFLILDQRLPRSIAFCYSNLSRNLGYLEQEYGEARPSRELCEATLSRLISTDVETIFDGGLHEFIQSILQSNNALGLQIEKDYRFYA; this is encoded by the coding sequence ATGCTAGGTAAGACAGCTGGCGGCCTCTTCTGGATGTGCCGCTATCTTGAGCGCAGCGCGAACAATGCCCGTCTGATTGAGGCCGGCTCACGTATGACCATGACCCGCTCTGCAGCAGACGATGCAGAATGGGAGTCCGTCCTCTCGACGGCCAATGTGAAGGATATGTTCCTTCAGACGCATGAGCATGTGAAGCGGGCCGACGCGATCGACTACATCCTTCGCGACCGGTCCAACCCGTCCAGCGTCATGTCTGTGGTAGAGTCCGCGCGCAACAATGCCCGCATGGTTCGCGTCGCGCTGACGCGTGAGGTGTGGGAAGCGGTCAACGACACCTGGATGAAGCTGAAGGACGCGCTCGCCCGGCGTGTATCGGATGCCGACCTGCCAAACGTCCTCGAACTCATCCGCCAGCAAAGTGCGCAGGTGCGCGGCGCCCTTCATGGCACGATGTTGCGCAACGACATCTTCAATTTTTGCCGGATCGGCACGTTCACAGAGCGGGCAGACAATGTCGCGCGCATCCTGGACGTGAAATACTTCGTGCTATTGCCGTCAGTCTCGATGGTTGGCTCGACGATCGACAACTTCCAGTGGGAAGCCATCCTCAGGTCAGCGGCAGCTGAGCGGAGCTTTGCTTGGCTTAACAAGGAGAGCGGACCGCGCGCCATTGCTGAGTTTCTGATCCTCGATCAGCGTTTGCCGCGCTCCATCGCGTTCTGCTATTCGAACCTGTCGCGCAACCTTGGCTATCTCGAGCAGGAGTACGGTGAAGCCCGACCAAGCCGCGAACTGTGCGAGGCAACCTTGAGCCGTCTCATCAGTACTGATGTCGAGACAATTTTTGACGGCGGCCTGCACGAATTCATCCAGTCTATCCTTCAGTCCAATAACGCGCTCGGTCTGCAGATCGAGAAAGACTATCGCTTCTACGCATAG
- a CDS encoding transglutaminase family protein: MRLKIAHLTHYQFAEPAVYGLQQIRLIPKTRRGQSVDDWNVTFEGALEQVHFIDQFNNHTLLIGLEEGARELIIRAEGTVLTQDESGIVGQHGGWTPLWLYHRKTDLTRPGSAIQAICDRVGTGYENEVSRLHALMGVIAETVKYETGKTGVATTAEEAAASGHGVCQDHAQIFAACARLMGFPARYVSGYLMMDDRVQQDASHAWAEAYAEGLGWVGFDVSNAISPDARYVAVATGLDYMDAAPVSGLSFGSAQQGLEVSVQVQQQQQQQ; this comes from the coding sequence TTGCGCCTCAAGATCGCTCATCTGACACATTACCAGTTCGCCGAACCTGCCGTTTACGGGCTGCAGCAGATCCGGCTGATCCCCAAGACGCGGCGCGGCCAGAGCGTTGACGACTGGAATGTGACTTTCGAGGGGGCGCTGGAGCAGGTCCATTTCATCGACCAGTTCAACAACCACACCCTGTTGATCGGGCTGGAAGAAGGCGCGAGAGAACTCATCATCCGCGCTGAAGGTACGGTTTTAACGCAGGACGAGAGCGGCATTGTCGGCCAGCATGGCGGCTGGACTCCGCTCTGGCTGTACCATCGCAAGACAGACCTCACGCGCCCTGGCAGCGCCATTCAGGCCATCTGCGATCGGGTCGGTACGGGCTATGAGAATGAGGTCTCGCGTCTTCACGCGCTGATGGGCGTTATCGCTGAAACCGTAAAGTACGAAACCGGCAAAACTGGTGTCGCTACAACGGCTGAAGAGGCTGCTGCGTCAGGCCACGGCGTCTGTCAGGACCATGCGCAGATCTTTGCCGCCTGCGCCCGGCTCATGGGCTTTCCGGCCCGCTATGTCAGCGGTTACCTCATGATGGATGACCGTGTGCAACAGGACGCTTCCCATGCTTGGGCAGAAGCGTATGCTGAAGGTCTTGGCTGGGTCGGATTCGATGTCTCCAACGCCATTTCGCCTGACGCGCGCTATGTCGCCGTGGCGACGGGGCTGGATTATATGGACGCCGCACCAGTTTCGGGGCTGAGCTTCGGGAGTGCTCAGCAGGGGTTGGAAGTGTCGGTTCAGGTGCAGCAGCAACAGCAGCAGCAATAA
- a CDS encoding proteasome-type protease produces the protein MTYCVGLCLDKGLVFMSDTRTNAGVDNISKYRKMFTWNVPGERTFVLMTAGNLATTQAVVSMLEERTKAPEERNPSILEVPSMFQAARLVGKTLRDVIKESAPTGGPDAESTFRATLILGGQIAGSEPRLFMIYPEGNFVEASKETPFFQIGETKYGRPILVRAHDPAMSFAEAVKLLMVSFDSTLKANLSVGLPLDLLLYETDSLDILKKTRIEEDDPYYSLISDNWGEALKTAFASLPQYEV, from the coding sequence ATGACATACTGCGTGGGTCTATGCCTCGATAAGGGGCTCGTCTTCATGTCCGACACCCGCACCAATGCGGGCGTCGACAACATCTCAAAGTATCGCAAGATGTTCACTTGGAACGTACCGGGTGAGCGTACCTTCGTCCTGATGACGGCCGGCAATCTTGCGACCACGCAGGCTGTGGTCAGCATGCTGGAAGAGCGCACCAAGGCACCGGAGGAGCGCAACCCGTCCATCCTCGAAGTGCCATCCATGTTTCAGGCCGCGCGCCTCGTCGGGAAGACGCTGCGCGACGTAATCAAGGAAAGCGCTCCAACTGGAGGACCGGATGCTGAATCGACCTTTCGCGCGACGCTGATCCTCGGTGGCCAGATTGCTGGCAGCGAGCCGCGCCTCTTCATGATCTACCCGGAAGGCAATTTCGTCGAAGCCAGCAAGGAAACGCCCTTCTTCCAGATCGGCGAAACCAAATATGGCCGTCCGATCCTCGTTCGCGCCCACGACCCGGCCATGTCCTTTGCTGAAGCGGTGAAGCTCCTCATGGTGTCCTTTGACTCCACGTTGAAGGCGAACCTCTCCGTCGGCCTTCCGCTCGATCTTCTGCTCTACGAGACCGACAGCCTCGACATCCTCAAAAAGACGCGGATCGAGGAAGACGACCCGTACTACTCTCTCATTTCCGACAACTGGGGTGAAGCGCTGAAGACGGCTTTCGCGTCGCTACCGCAGTACGAGGTGTGA
- a CDS encoding NAD-dependent epimerase/dehydratase family protein has translation MRVLITGAAGFLGMHTASRLHAAGHELLGIDNFNDYYDPQLKHARFAQIRSFCEVHEVDLIETAAVKAITSTFKPNVIVHLAAQAGVRYSMQDPMAYVQANVAGHTSILEACRDLGEELSHLIYASSSSVYGGNKRVPFSEADEVNNPVSVYAATKRAGELLASTYAHLFKIKMIGLRFFTVYGPWGRPDMAYWSFTRDILAGKPIQIFNHGEMMRDFTYVDDVVAGITAIIERPPLFENSVRPHRIYNIGNNKPEKLMDVITALEFLLGKSALKEFLGMQPGDVEQTYADIGEASRDYAFSPNTSIEVGLSRFVDWYKDYQEMAT, from the coding sequence ATGAGAGTATTGATCACAGGTGCGGCCGGGTTTTTAGGTATGCACACAGCGAGCCGACTTCATGCGGCGGGGCACGAATTACTCGGCATAGATAACTTCAACGATTATTATGATCCTCAACTTAAGCATGCACGATTCGCGCAAATTCGGAGTTTTTGCGAGGTGCACGAAGTTGATTTGATCGAGACAGCTGCCGTCAAGGCAATCACATCAACATTCAAGCCAAACGTTATTGTACATCTCGCTGCACAAGCCGGCGTACGTTATTCGATGCAAGATCCAATGGCATATGTGCAAGCCAACGTCGCCGGCCACACGTCGATTCTAGAAGCTTGCCGAGATCTTGGAGAGGAGCTCTCTCACCTAATTTACGCCTCTTCCAGTTCCGTGTATGGCGGCAATAAAAGAGTACCATTTTCCGAAGCAGACGAAGTAAATAATCCTGTTTCGGTGTATGCTGCAACAAAACGTGCCGGTGAATTGCTAGCAAGTACCTACGCCCACCTATTCAAAATCAAGATGATTGGGCTACGCTTTTTTACCGTGTACGGACCATGGGGACGTCCAGACATGGCGTATTGGTCATTTACCCGCGATATTCTCGCTGGAAAACCAATTCAGATTTTCAACCATGGCGAAATGATGCGCGATTTTACGTACGTCGATGACGTAGTCGCTGGCATTACGGCTATCATCGAGAGACCGCCTCTCTTCGAAAATTCAGTGCGGCCACATCGGATATACAACATCGGAAACAATAAACCTGAAAAGCTGATGGATGTGATTACGGCGCTCGAGTTTTTGTTGGGGAAGTCAGCTCTGAAAGAATTTCTAGGAATGCAGCCAGGTGATGTAGAGCAAACATACGCAGATATAGGCGAAGCTTCACGTGATTACGCGTTTTCGCCAAATACATCTATTGAAGTTGGTTTGTCTCGGTTCGTCGACTGGTACAAAGATTATCAGGAAATGGCGACCTAA
- a CDS encoding sulfotransferase: MIVYIATWPRCGNAFVRNLIYLNYRVITADGYPSQAPWPERLNAEYFSDFIKYQDEGQPPRLALQHGALDLLNEKPDLRRELAAMSETFLVKTHEMPPEDPVEGEAFVCMVRHPVRAVASRRKLLVTKDVMKTARGDYIGGHWSDFHRLWHESPMPRVSVRYEDVVGKPEVVVRPCAELLGLPELEVVRDLPIAASKALNPERNPGLGNDGWKTVITDEEAAGIWEETGEAASAWGYEPVHEGAQSEQNTTA, translated from the coding sequence ATGATCGTCTATATTGCCACTTGGCCACGCTGTGGGAATGCCTTTGTCCGCAATCTTATCTATCTTAATTACAGAGTGATCACCGCCGATGGCTATCCGAGCCAGGCGCCATGGCCAGAGCGGCTGAATGCCGAATATTTCTCAGACTTCATCAAGTACCAGGATGAGGGGCAGCCGCCGCGGCTCGCTCTTCAGCATGGCGCGCTTGATCTCTTGAACGAGAAGCCGGATTTGCGCCGCGAACTCGCTGCCATGAGTGAAACTTTTCTTGTGAAGACCCACGAGATGCCGCCGGAAGACCCTGTGGAAGGCGAGGCTTTCGTCTGTATGGTTCGCCACCCGGTTCGGGCAGTTGCCTCGCGCAGGAAGCTGCTCGTCACAAAAGACGTGATGAAAACGGCTCGCGGCGACTATATTGGCGGCCACTGGAGCGACTTCCACAGGCTCTGGCACGAGTCGCCGATGCCGCGGGTCAGCGTTCGCTATGAAGACGTCGTTGGTAAGCCAGAAGTGGTTGTGCGTCCTTGCGCAGAGCTGCTCGGGCTTCCGGAGTTGGAAGTCGTGAGAGACCTTCCGATCGCGGCTAGCAAAGCTCTCAATCCTGAGCGAAACCCCGGTCTCGGCAATGATGGCTGGAAGACGGTTATCACCGATGAGGAAGCCGCTGGGATCTGGGAAGAAACCGGAGAGGCTGCAAGCGCCTGGGGTTATGAACCCGTTCATGAAGGCGCTCAGTCCGAGCAGAACACGACCGCATAG
- a CDS encoding efflux RND transporter periplasmic adaptor subunit, which produces MISSLFKSRLALLVGLLLVGLAVWFGLKATVLKGPEAPEYQTAEASRGDIEVTISAAGKIMPKESVDVGAQVSGQLQELLVEIGDEVEKGDLLARIDPTLAQTSVEANRAQLSELQASRKQQQATLELARAEAERAEMLYQADAIARAEFETAQAELTVAQGRLEAINAQIQRQSSSLQSELANLEYTRIYAPISGTVVSLAAVEGQTLNANQTAPIILTIADLGVMTVETDVSEADVLRIDRGQEAYFTTLGDSTRRWETSVRQVLPTPEVLNDVVLYKALVDVENPEGRLKPQMTAQVFFVTGQAENAVLVPVTAVQSRPARGQRSEGRPVAGNGERRRGFMEAEAAPGGEGEGGSARREEMARARAANPEAESAIVLVLGDDGTPQPRPVLVGLKTRTMAEIIHGIEPGEQVVTGNVAFERPGGERGGRRGGGPRFMRG; this is translated from the coding sequence ATGATTTCCTCCCTTTTCAAGTCCCGCCTCGCACTGCTGGTAGGACTGCTTCTTGTTGGTCTCGCGGTCTGGTTTGGGCTCAAGGCGACCGTGTTGAAGGGGCCTGAGGCGCCGGAATACCAGACGGCGGAAGCAAGCCGCGGCGACATCGAGGTCACTATCTCTGCGGCGGGCAAGATCATGCCGAAGGAGTCAGTTGATGTCGGTGCGCAGGTGTCGGGACAGCTTCAGGAGCTGCTGGTCGAAATCGGCGACGAGGTCGAGAAGGGCGATCTCCTCGCGCGGATCGATCCAACGCTTGCGCAGACGAGCGTCGAGGCCAACCGGGCCCAGCTATCTGAGCTTCAGGCGAGCCGGAAGCAGCAACAGGCAACCCTGGAGCTTGCGCGCGCCGAAGCAGAGCGCGCCGAGATGCTTTATCAGGCAGACGCGATTGCGCGCGCCGAGTTTGAGACCGCGCAGGCCGAACTGACGGTAGCGCAAGGGCGGCTGGAGGCGATCAATGCACAGATCCAGCGCCAGTCCTCATCGCTCCAGTCTGAACTCGCTAATCTGGAATACACCCGCATCTACGCGCCAATCTCAGGCACTGTCGTGTCGCTGGCGGCGGTCGAAGGCCAGACGCTGAACGCAAACCAGACCGCGCCAATCATTCTCACCATTGCGGACCTCGGTGTGATGACTGTCGAAACCGATGTGTCTGAAGCGGATGTCCTGCGCATAGACCGCGGGCAGGAGGCTTATTTTACCACGCTTGGCGACTCCACCCGCCGGTGGGAGACCAGCGTGCGGCAGGTGCTTCCAACGCCCGAAGTGCTGAACGATGTGGTGCTCTACAAGGCTCTGGTGGACGTCGAGAACCCGGAAGGCAGGCTGAAGCCGCAGATGACGGCGCAGGTCTTTTTCGTGACCGGGCAGGCGGAGAATGCGGTGCTTGTCCCCGTCACCGCTGTTCAGTCGCGTCCCGCGAGAGGCCAGCGCAGCGAAGGCCGGCCTGTCGCAGGGAACGGCGAACGCCGGCGCGGCTTCATGGAAGCTGAGGCAGCGCCCGGCGGGGAAGGCGAGGGCGGTTCTGCGCGCCGCGAAGAGATGGCGCGGGCACGGGCTGCCAATCCTGAGGCTGAAAGTGCAATCGTGCTGGTGCTTGGCGATGATGGAACGCCTCAGCCGCGTCCCGTGCTTGTCGGCCTCAAGACGCGAACCATGGCCGAGATTATTCATGGGATTGAACCTGGCGAACAGGTCGTGACTGGGAATGTCGCTTTTGAGCGGCCCGGTGGGGAACGTGGCGGGCGCCGGGGCGGTGGGCCGCGCTTCATGCGCGGCTAG
- a CDS encoding MacB family efflux pump subunit, whose protein sequence is MSHPLIKLENVRRYYGEGDTEVRALDGVSLSINPGEFVAIIGQSGSGKSTLMNILGCLDRPTDGAYTVRGEDISKLDADELASLRRETFGFIFQRYNLLASVSASENVEIPAVYAGLGQEERRSKARELLARLGLGERTGHKPGQLSGGQQQRVAVARALVNDAEIILADEPTGALDSGSSAELLTLLEDLHESGRTIILITHDEKVAARAKRVITIQDGRILSDTGDQGGHDEARESYRYSRKGPSPVAQVFEAVKMAFRSLRANLFRTALTLLGVVIGVSAVVAMLAIGQGSQQDVMARFESLGPNLLFARPGAPGQRMRGDAIATLTLQDAEALAELDNIVAAVPSRSSSATLRVGSNDVRAQVEGVSEDWPTAQNRGMKYGTFFTEDDMDRRVGVVVLGTTTAGNLFNDPQSAVGEYVFLGGAPFEVSGILEEKGATGWGQDQDDIALVPITTGMMRLFGQAFLSSITIAVDDTDRIAETEEAAHALLMSRHGTEDFQLRNTASFLESMQEAQSSFSILLGSVASISLLVGGIGVMNIMLVSVSERTREIGVRMATGARRSDIMTQFVVEALVVGGLGGIAGVLFGLGVCFILAQSGMTIAVTAMPAILAFTSALGTGLIFGLLPARKAARLDPVTALASE, encoded by the coding sequence ATGTCACATCCGCTCATCAAGCTTGAAAATGTCCGCCGCTATTACGGTGAGGGCGATACAGAGGTCCGCGCGCTGGACGGCGTTTCCCTAAGCATCAATCCGGGAGAATTCGTCGCGATCATTGGCCAGTCCGGCTCCGGCAAGTCGACGCTCATGAACATTCTTGGGTGTCTGGACAGGCCAACAGACGGTGCATACACAGTGCGCGGAGAGGACATCTCGAAGCTCGACGCAGACGAGCTTGCATCTCTCCGCCGAGAGACCTTCGGCTTCATTTTCCAGCGGTACAATCTGCTCGCAAGCGTCAGCGCTTCGGAGAATGTCGAGATCCCGGCCGTCTATGCCGGGCTTGGACAGGAAGAGCGCCGCAGCAAGGCGCGTGAGCTTCTCGCGCGCCTCGGTCTTGGTGAGCGGACCGGTCACAAACCCGGCCAGCTTTCAGGTGGTCAGCAACAGCGCGTTGCCGTTGCGCGGGCACTGGTCAATGACGCTGAGATCATTCTCGCTGATGAGCCGACGGGCGCGCTCGATTCTGGCTCGAGTGCAGAGCTTCTAACGCTTCTGGAAGACCTGCATGAAAGCGGGCGGACCATCATTCTCATCACCCATGATGAGAAGGTCGCGGCACGTGCAAAACGCGTGATCACGATTCAGGATGGCCGCATCCTCTCCGATACGGGCGACCAGGGCGGCCATGATGAGGCGAGAGAGTCCTATCGCTATTCACGTAAGGGGCCGTCGCCGGTTGCGCAGGTGTTTGAAGCGGTGAAGATGGCCTTCCGGTCGCTTCGCGCGAACCTGTTTCGCACAGCGCTGACCCTTCTTGGGGTCGTGATCGGTGTGTCGGCCGTTGTCGCCATGCTCGCCATCGGGCAGGGCAGCCAGCAGGATGTCATGGCCCGGTTTGAATCGCTGGGGCCAAACCTTCTCTTTGCACGGCCCGGCGCGCCGGGGCAGCGAATGCGCGGCGATGCGATCGCGACACTGACGCTTCAGGATGCCGAAGCGCTGGCGGAGCTCGATAATATTGTCGCCGCTGTGCCGTCCCGCTCAAGCAGCGCGACGCTGCGCGTGGGCTCAAACGATGTGCGTGCGCAGGTGGAGGGCGTGTCGGAAGACTGGCCGACGGCTCAGAACCGCGGAATGAAGTACGGCACCTTCTTTACCGAGGACGATATGGACCGCCGCGTTGGCGTCGTCGTTCTGGGCACCACAACAGCGGGCAACCTGTTCAACGATCCCCAGAGCGCTGTCGGCGAATACGTCTTCCTTGGCGGTGCCCCGTTTGAAGTGTCGGGTATCCTCGAGGAGAAAGGCGCGACCGGCTGGGGGCAGGATCAGGACGATATCGCTCTCGTACCCATCACGACGGGCATGATGCGGCTCTTCGGTCAGGCATTCCTTTCATCCATCACGATTGCCGTCGACGATACCGACCGGATTGCCGAGACGGAGGAGGCCGCGCATGCCCTTCTTATGTCGAGGCATGGCACAGAGGACTTCCAGCTTCGCAATACGGCCTCCTTCCTGGAGTCGATGCAGGAAGCGCAGAGCTCCTTCTCCATCCTGCTCGGGTCGGTCGCCTCGATTTCCCTGCTCGTAGGCGGCATCGGCGTGATGAACATCATGCTGGTGAGCGTGTCGGAGCGCACGCGGGAAATCGGTGTTCGCATGGCCACGGGGGCAAGACGATCTGACATCATGACCCAGTTCGTGGTCGAAGCGCTGGTTGTCGGCGGGCTCGGCGGCATTGCTGGCGTCCTGTTCGGTCTCGGCGTCTGCTTCATCCTCGCGCAGAGCGGCATGACCATCGCCGTCACCGCCATGCCTGCCATCCTGGCTTTCACATCTGCGCTCGGGACTGGCCTCATCTTCGGCTTGCTGCCTGCGCGCAAGGCCGCGCGGCTCGATCCTGTTACCGCGCTTGCTTCGGAGTAG